CCAACTGTTAGTTCGGAGATTGCTAATTACAAAGCAATTTTGCTGGCGACTTGTCCACCGCATGCGCGCCGTGATGTGTACTTACTGATTGTTGAGCCGGGCGAAGACCGTCTTTCAGAGCCTCATCCAGTTGGTTCTGTGGAACACATTATTGTGGTCGAAGGCAAAGCTTTGGTTGGCTTAATTGATGAAGCAGTTGAGCTCGGTGTTGGAGACTATATTTGTTATCCTGCCGATCAGAAACATATATTTAGAGCTTTAGAGAAAGGAACGAAAGCATTATTAATTTCTGAGCAAAACTAAAGAATTTCCATTTTATTCAAGCAAAACTTAATTATTATTCAAAATAAAAACTTAAAAGCATTTACCAGCATTTCAGACAAAAAGAGCCAATTTTGCGTATAAATTTTGCAATTGGCTCTCTCTTTTATTCCAAAAATGGCTCTCGTTTCTTGAGTGCCGAAACGACAAATTAAAGCCATTGGAAGTATGCATACG
This region of Acinetobacter sp. XS-4 genomic DNA includes:
- a CDS encoding XRE family transcriptional regulator, which codes for MSQPIEIIAKGLNRERQRAGLSLAEVARRAGVAKSTLSQLEAGQGNPSIETLWALCVALNIPFARLMEEPSNQVQVIRCGDGPTVSSEIANYKAILLATCPPHARRDVYLLIVEPGEDRLSEPHPVGSVEHIIVVEGKALVGLIDEAVELGVGDYICYPADQKHIFRALEKGTKALLISEQN